The following proteins are co-located in the Triticum aestivum cultivar Chinese Spring chromosome 1A, IWGSC CS RefSeq v2.1, whole genome shotgun sequence genome:
- the LOC123179633 gene encoding uncharacterized protein, translating to MGKRPPVVIPLVSLHSPFSNLKNSTREEETPSSKAFSTNRSACYCTPKRERIADAACGEMVCRTCLSPCNRESKGSIISMYLWKEFKNAWNRLCHAAKRAGRRVR from the exons ATGGGGAAGCGGCCACCCGTGGTAATTCCACTCGTCTCTCTCCACTCCCCATTCTCAAATCTGAAGAACTCCACACGGGAAGAAGAGACGCCGAGCTCCAAGGCTTTTTCAACAAACAGATCGGCGTGTTACTGCACGCCCAAACGAGAGAGGATTGCCGACGCTGCTTGTGGA GAGATGGTTTGCAGAACTTGTCTGAGCCCTTGCAACCGCGAGAGCAAGGGAAGCATCATCAGCATGTATCTCTGGAAGGAGTTCAAAAACGCATGG AACAGGTTGTGCCATGCAGCGAAAAG agccgggagacgagttcgctaa